The following are from one region of the Betta splendens chromosome 15, fBetSpl5.4, whole genome shotgun sequence genome:
- the ccdc88ab gene encoding girdin isoform X4, whose product MESEVFTPLLEQFMLTPLVCWVKTVGHPTVTDGSKLSEYIELVDGIYLNEIMLEINPKSTVQRTNKKVNNDPTLRIQNLSILIRQIKAYYQESLQQLVMMPLPNVLILGRNPLSEQGLEEMKKLLLLLLGCAVQCEKKEEYIERIQTLDFDTKAAIASHIQEVTHNQENVVDLQWLESGEIPPEDLDSLSRNLAFHLKCLVDERDTQLETIVELTQERDCVQLSPLAPCPTQSPGDSPSMRRTESRQHLSVELADAKAKIRRLRQELEEKSEQLLDTRQELENMEVELKRLQQESYQLLSDARLARAYRDELDSLREKAIRVDKLESELSRYKERVHDIEFYKARVEELKEDNQILMETKTMLEEQLDASRTRSDKLHLLEKENLQLKSKIHDLEMERDLDRKRMEELLEENLVLEMAQKQSVNESLHLGWELEQLSKTPELTEAPQKSLGDEVNELTSSRLLKLEKDNQTLLKTVEELRGASSQDTLAKMSKLSQENQRLTQKLEQLESEVTADRESLRTAESLSTDLMKEKALLEKTLETLRENSERQLKGLEQENKHLGQTVSSLRQRCQVGAEARVKDVEKENRILHESICETTAKLNKMEFERKQLRKELEVTKEKGERAEELEVHLHKLQRENESLQKKVASLGITCEKVISLEKENTELEAEGRRLKKKLDTLKNMAFQLEALEKENAQLEQENLELRRSAESLRSAGVKAVQLEAENRELESEKSQLKRNLELLKASSKKTERLEVSYQGLDTENQRLQKALENSSKKIQQLEAELQEVETENQTLQRNLEELKISSKRLEQLEQENKSLEQESSQLEKDKKLLEKENKRLRQQAEIRDSKLDDGNQRIAALEKENRTMGKEMIFFRDSCTRVKDLERENKELVKLATIDKKTLITLREELVSEKLRTQQMNNDLEKLTHELEKIGLNKERLLHDEGSDDRFKLLETKLESTLKSSLEIKEEKIAALEARLQESSNLNQQLRQELKTVKKNYEALRQREEEERMVQSSPPRGGGDPQSASKWEKESHEATRELLKVKDRLIEVERNNATLQAEKAALRSQLKQLETQSSNLQAQIVAVQRQTASLQENNTTLQTQNAKLQVENSTLSSQSAALMAQNAQLQTQQSSVEGEREGALKDKEELRATYEMLLRDHEKLAALHERQASEYEALIVKHGSLKSSHKNLEQQHRDLEDRYKHLMQRKEDLEELEKSLKEQQDKMAFENQAHQTTADQYKLLKEENDRLNTTYRQLLKDNENLQLDHKNIKSQLNSAKLEQTKLEAEFSKLKEQYQQLDITSTKLTNQCELLSQLKGNLEEENRHLLDQIQTLMLQNRTLLEQTMESKDLFHVEQRQYIDKLNELRRQKEKLEEKIMDQYKFYDPSPPRRRGNWITLKMKKLMKPNKSRERMRSLTLTPSRSEIGDGFLAFPQDSQDSSSIGSGSNSLDDTLTHKKRRRGQQPHAQGQSSSNALKLPFMRNRSKDKDKTKAIYRRSMSMNDLLQTMAVAGGPGGQWVCSSENLDGPEAGDGAITGSSRRSGQRMKELALSTNAIDCATLTLPAAGPVRTRPRLQVKADNASCEDVVGSLDDPKSQASRPSSLHSNRTTSSNSNNNSHLTSPLEAKGTLNGSLSRPHSESSGEFSLSLDQEVWSSSGSSPIQQPASSRSSHQSPLQLRKSLDPSTASTGTPDQTQIRKTASPGNEVLSLQQFLDEGIDPAESGSQENLTVDSPRLSTSSERALKERAPTKGRGILRSSSGKAAPVSSERPPRSSGQPGRPTLRKAESTRVRGSASLRSSLSSQGKATSVSERLDSASSTLPRASSVISTAEGTTRRTSIHDLLSKDNRQPVSVDSSPPVAPTKAGVHSQPTTSEYNLKGPLTSTTPLPKSLSLPCPSMEDPDLSTLESFLGPSFTVESVFMDSIFSESAGKNLPFLSINPTLVSNISGPPATNKTHPPLNPGHSSTRSQTSHSQSNGQVRTGPDSQEYKEGVDPSQMSDLDPSLSPEDNQSLWFEYGCV is encoded by the exons GAGAGTCTCCAGCAGCTAGTGATGATGCCTCTGCCCAATGTGCTGATCCTGGGCCGTAACCCTCTCTCAG aGCAAGGTCTGGAGGaaatgaagaagctgctgctgctgctattggGCTGTGCTGTTCAG TGTGAAAAGAAGGAAGAGTACATTGAGCGTATACAGACTCTGGATTTTGACACCAAAGCTGCCATAGCATCCCACATCCAAGAG GTGACACACAACCAGGAGAATGTAGTTGACCTGCAGTGGTTAGAAAGTGGGGAAATACCTCCTGAGGATCTGGACAGCCTCTCCAGAAACCTGGCTTTCCATCTCAAATGCCTTGTGGATGAAAGGGACACACAACTGGAG ACGATAGTGGAGCTAACCCAGGAGAGAGACTGCGTGCAGCTGTCTCCACTGGCTCCATGTCCAACCCAGTCTCCTGGTGACTCTCCCAGCATGAGAAGGACTGAAAGCCGCCAGCACCTCTCTGTGGAGCTGGCTGATGCCAAGGCCAAGATCAGACGCCTGCGACAGGAACT GGAGGAGAAGAGTGAGCAGCTCTTGGACACCAGACAGGAGCTTGAGAACATGGAGGTAGAGCTCAAAAGGCTTCAGCAAGAG AGCTACCAGCTGCTGTCGGACGCTCGGTTGGCTCGGGCCTACCGCGACGAACTGGATTCGCTGAGGGAGAAAGCAATTCGTGTGGACAAACTGGAGAGTGAGCTCAGCAGATACAAGGAGAGAGTGCACGACATTGAGTTTTACAAGGCCAGAGTTGAG gagctgaaggaggataACCAGATCTTGATGGAGACTAAGACAATGCTAGAGGAGCAGCTGGATGCTAGCAGGACCCGGTCTGACAAACTGCATCTACTGGAGAAGGAGAATCTGCAGCTTAAATCCAAGATCCATGATCTGGAGATG GAGCGTGACTTGGATCGTAAACGCATGGAGGAGCTTTTGGAGGAGAATCTTGTGCTGGAAATGGCCCAGAAACAGAGTGTAAATGAGTCCCTGCACCTAGGGTGGGAGCTCGAGCAGCTGTCCAAAACACCCGAGTTGACTGAAG CCCCACAGAAGTCTCTGGGTGATGAGGTAAATGAGCTGACCTCCAGTCGCTTGTTGAAGCTGGAGAAAGACAATCAGACACTGCTAAAGACTGTGGAGGAGTTAAGAGGAGCATCCAGCCAGGACACTCTGGCAAAAATGTCCAAATTGAGCCAAGAAAACCAGAGACTGACCCAAAAA TTGGAGCAGTTGGAGAGTGAGGTGACTGCAGACAGAGAGTCACTTCGCACTGCAGAGTCCCTCAGCACTGACCTAATGAAGGAGAAGGCTTTACTGGAGAAAACCCTTGAAACGCTCAGAGAAAATTCTGAGagacag CTGAAGGGTCTGGAGCAGGAGAACAAGCACCTGGGACAGACCGTGTCGTCTTTGCGCCAGCGTTGCCAGGTGGGTGCTGAGGCCCGGGTCAAGGATGTGGAGAAAGAGAATCGCATTCTTCACGAATCCATTTGCGAGACAACTGCCAAACTCAACAAGATGGAGTTTGAAAGAAAACAATTAC GTAAAGAGCTTGAGGTGACGAAGGAAAAAGGTGAGAgggcagaggagctggaagtTCACTTGCATAAACTACAGAGGGAGAACGAGAGCCTTCAGAAGAAAGTTGCCAGTCTCGGAATCACCTGTGAAAAG GTAATCTCTTTGGAGAAGGAGAACACAGAGCTGGAAGCAGAGGGCCGCCGTCTAAAGAAGAAGCTGGATACTCTGAAGAACATGGCATTTCAGCTGGAGGCTCTGGAAAAGGAGAACgctcagctggagcaggagaaccTGGAACTTCGTCGTTCGGCTGAGAGCCTGCGGTCAGCAGGGGTGAAGGCTGTTCAGCTGGAAGCTGAAAACCGGGAGCTTGAGAGTGAGAAGAGTCAGCTGAAGCGCAACCTGGAGCTGCTCAAGGCCTCCtccaaaaagacagagagattaGAG GTGAGTTACCAGGGCCTAGATACTGAAAACCAGCGCTTGCAGAAGGCTTTAGAGAACAGCAGCAAGAAGATCCAGCAgttggaggcagagctgcaggaggtggagactGAGAATCAAACCCTGCAGCGCAACCTGGAGGAGCTCAAAATTTCCAGTAAACgcctggaacagctggagcaAGAG AACAAGAGTCTGGAGCAGGAAAGCTCCCAGCTGGAGAAAGACAAGAAGCTTCTGGAAAAGGAGAACAAGCGGCTGAGGCAGCAGGCTGAGATTCGTGACTCCAAGCTAGATGACGGCAACCAGCGCATCGCTGCACTGGAGAAAGAGAATCGGACGATGGGCAAAGAGATGATCTTCTTTAGGGATTCCTGCACGAGAGTCAAAGACCTGGAGAGGGAGAACAAAGAGTTGGTTAAACTGGCGACTATTGATAAGAAGACCCTAATCACACTCAGAGAG GAGCTTGTGAGTGAGAAGCTGCGCACTCAGCAGATGAATAATGATTTAGAAAAACTAACCCACGAGTTGGAGAAGATTGGACTCAACAAAGAAAGGCTGCTGCATGACGAGGGCTCGGACGACAG GTTTAAACTCCTGGAAACCAAACTGGAATCAACTCTGAAATCATCTTTGGAGATTAAAGAGGAAAAGATCGCTGCCCTAGAAGCCAGACTGCAAGAGTCCTCAAACCTGAACCAGCAACTTCGCCAGGAGCTCAAGACC gTGAAAAAAAATTATGAAGCGCTGCgccagagggaggaagaggagagaatgGTGCAGAGCTCTCCCCCTCGTGGAGGGGGGGACCCTCAGTCTGCCAGTAAATGGGAGAAGGAGAGCCACGAAGCCACCAGGGAACTCCTGAAAGTCAAAGACAGACTCATTGAGGTGGAAAGGAAT AATGCCACATTACAGGCCGAGAAGGCGGCTCTGAGAAGCCAGCTGAAACAACTGGAGACTCAAAGCTCCAACCTGCAAGCCCAGATAGTGGCCGTGCAGCGACAGACTGCCTCCTTACAGGAGAACAATACAACGCTACAGACACAGAACGCCAAgctgcag GTCGAGAACTCTACCCTGAGCTCGCAGAGTGCAGCTCTTATGGCTCAGAATGCCCAGCTACAgacccagcagagcagcgtggAGGGTGAGCGTGAGGGAGCACTAAAAGACAAAGAGGAGCTGAGGGCCACCTATGAGATGCTCCTCCGCGATCACGAGAAACTGGCAGCACTCCACGAGAGGCAGGCGTCCGAGTACGAAGCTCTAATCGTGAAGCACggcagcctgaaaagctcccaCAAGAACCTAGAGCAGCAACACAGGGACTTGGAGGACAG GTACAAGCACCTCATGCAGAGGAAGGAAGACCTGGAGGAGCTAGAAAAAAGCctgaaagagcagcaggacaagATGGCATTTGAGAATCAAGCACACCAaaccacagctgatcagtacaAACTGCTTAAGGAGGAAAATGACAG ATTGAATACTACCTATCGCCAGCTGCTGAAAGACAATGAGAATCTCCAGCTGGACCATAAGAACATAAAGAGCCAATTAAACAGCGCCAAGTTGGAGCAGACCAAGCTGGAGGCAGAGTTCTCAAAACTGAAGGAGCAGTACCAGCAGCTGGACATCACCTCCACCAAGCTCACTAACCAGTGTGAG CTGTTGAGCCAGTTGAAAGgaaacctggaggaggagaatcGCCACCTGTTGGATCAGATTCAGACTTTGATGCTACAGAATCGCACACTACTGGAGCAGACTATGGAGAGCAAAGATCTGTTCCACGTAGAGCAAAGACAATACAT AGACAAATTGAATGAGCTCAGGAGACAGAAGGAGAAACTTGAGGAAAAGATCATGGATCAGTACAAGTTTTATGACCCCTCACCCCCCCGCAG ACGTGGGAACTGGATTACTCtgaagatgaagaagttgatgaagCCAAACAAGAGTCGGGAGAGGATGCGTTCCCTCACGCTGACTCCGTCCCGTTCTGAGATTGGGGACGGTTTTCTTGCTTTTCCACAGGACAGCCAGGACAGCTCCTCTATTGGCTCTGGCTCCAACTCGCTGGatgacacactcacacataagAAGC GGAGGAGAGGGCAGCAGCCCCATGCACAGGGGCAGAGTTCCTCCAATG CTTTAAAGTTGCCTTTCATGAGGAACAGATCCAAGGACAAAGACAAGACCAAGGCCATCTACCGGCGATCCATGT CTATGAATGACCTGCTGCAGACCATGGCAGTGGCCGGGGGTCCAGGGGGGCAGTGGGTTTGCAGCAGTGAGAACCTTGACGGTCCTGAAGCTGGAGACGGTGCCATTAccggcagcagcaggcgcagcggACAGCGCATGAAAGAACTGGCCCTTTCCACCAACGCCATCGACTGCGCCACCCTCACCCTGCCCGCCGCAGGGCCCGTCAGGACTAGGCCCCGgcttcaggtcaaag cAGATAACGCGTCCTGTGAGGATGTTGTCGGCTCTCTTGATGACCCCAAGAGTCAAG CCTCCAGACCTTCCAGTCTCCATAGCAACAGGACTACCAGTAGTAATAGTAACAATAACTCCCACCTCACTTCTCCTCTGGAGGCCAAAG GCACGCTGAACGGCAGCCTCAGCAGGCCTCACAGCGAAAGCAGCGGCGAGTTCAGCCTGAGTTTAGACCAAGAGGTGTGgtccagcagcggcagcagccccATCCAGCAGCCCgcctcctcacgctcctcccACCAAAGCCCCCTACAGCTGCGCAAGTCCCTGGACCCATCCACCGCCAGCACAGGGACCCCCGACCAGACCCAGATCAGGAAGACGGCATCACCAGGCAACGAGGTGCTCTCCCTGCAGCAGTTCCTGGATGAGGGTATTGATCCTGCAGAG TCTGGCAGTCAAGAGAACCTCACCGTGGACTCCCCTCGATTATCCACCTCGTCTGAGCGCGCGTTGAAAGAACGCGCTCCCACGAAGGGCCGGGGCATTTTGCGCTCGTCCAGTGGTAAAGCAGCGCCGGTCAGCTCCGAGCGCCCCCCGAGGTCCTCAGGACAGCCGGGGCGCCCCACCCTGCGGAAGGCGGAGAGTACTCGGGTCAGAGGCTCTGCCTCGCTCCGCTCCAGCCTGTCCTCCCAGGGCAAAGCCACGTCAGTGTCCGAACGCCTGGACTCCGCTTCGTCCACGCTCCCCCGCGCCAGCAGCGTCATCTCCACAGCTGAAGGCACCACGCGGCGGACCAGCATCCACGACCTGCTGTCTAAGGACAACCGGCAGCCCGTGTCAGTTGActcttctcctcctgttgctCCCACCAAGGCTGGAGTCCACTCCCAGCCTACAACCAGTGAGTACAACCTGAAGGGACCCCTCACCAGCACCACCCCTCTGCCCAAGTCACTCAGCCTACCTTGCCCTAGCATGGAGGACCCTGATCTCTCCACCCTCGAGTCTTTCCTGGGCCCGTCCTTTACTGTAGAGTCGGTGTTCATGGACTCCATCTTTAGTGAGTCTGCAGGCAAAAACCTCCCCTTCCTTTCCATAAACCCCACCCTAGTCAGCAACATAAGTGGGCCGCCTGctacaaataaaacacacccACCTCTTAACCCCGGTCACAGTTCCACCCGGAGCCAGACCTCGCATAGCCAGTCGAACGGCCAGGTGAGAACCGGCCCAGACAGTCAAGAGTACAAGGAGGGTGTGGATCCCAGTCAAATGAGTGATCTGGATCCATCACTGAGCCCAGAGGACAACCAGTCTCTGTGGTTTGAGTACGGCTGTGTGTGA